Genomic segment of Mesorhizobium sp. B1-1-8:
AGCTCGAGGGGCAGACCTCGGGAATTGAAGTCGTCCGGAGCTACCTCGAGGGGTTGAAGGCCAGCTTCCCCGATTTCACCTGGACCATCGAGCAGATTATCGGTGAAGGCGATCGGGTGGCGGTGGTGAACCGCGTCAGCGGCACGCAGGTGAATGATTTCGGGGACATCAAGGCGACCGGCAACCGCGTCGATTTCGCTGCCTTCCAGTTCTACCGGATCGCCGACGGCAAACTCGCGGAGCACTGGGAAGTCGCTGACTTCGCCAAGTTCCAGGAGCAACTCAGCGCCAAGCCTGTTGCGACCGCCTTCACGTCCTTCCAAAACACCCTGAAGGACTGATCTCAAGACGCGCAGATACGCACACTATCCGTTGTCCACGGTGCCGGCGAGTACACGGTTCGCTGGCTCGGGGTGGACGTCGAAGATGCGCTCACCCTCGCTGAGGGGACTTAGATGACTGTCAGCGGTCGCTCATCGAGGAGCTCGCCTGCCGCGGTCAGCCGCACGTGATCTCACCTCGCTCGACCTCATTCAGGCCTGCGAGATATCCGGCATCGAGCTCGATTTTGCGATCGCTCAGTTCAAGTCTGTCGCCAGCAACGAGACGGTCTACTGTCCAGGTTTTCGGTCGCAGGAATGCGGGCGATGACGTCAGCTCGAGACGGCAATTCTCGACGGAGTCGTTATCAAGCCGGATCGACCGAACCACCGGTATCGCGTTCTGATAGGACGCATATAGTGATGCTGAACGCGACGTCACCGATTATGCTCGCAGCAGGCGAGCGTTCGCCTACCGCACTATTATTTATCGCTAGTTCTGAACTATCGACGGATTGCATTGAACCCAATCCGGCGAATTCAGATTGGCAATTTCTTTAAAAGTCTCCTTGCGGGCTGAACGAATACAAAGGCTTCGCTTATCCATGCGACATTTGGGTCGAGGCTATTCAACGCAATGCGCCGCCAGGACGATGAAAGTCGTCCTATTCGTGACCCTAATGCCGTAGGGCTGTTGCCGAACGCAGCCGGACTTTGCTACCGAACCCAAGCTGCCTGCGCCGCACGCCGTGATGTGTGGCGACTTTGATCAGCGTCGGCATTTGCCTGGACATGTTCGGGCCTGGAGAATTCCCGAATGGCATTTCGATTTGTTCATACGGCCGATATCCACCTTGATTCGCCGCTGCGTTCGCTCGCGTTGCGGAATTCCGAACTCGCGGATCTCATCGGAGATGCCAGCCGCCAAGCATTCAGCTCGATCGTGGACCTCTGCCTTGCGGAGCGGGTCGATGCTCTTGTCATTGCCGGCGATCTTTACGATGGCGACCAGACTTCGATGAAGACTGCGCGGTTCCTTGCGTCCCAGATGACGCGCCTCCATCAAGCTGGCGTCCGGGTCTATATGATCCGCGGCAACCACGACGCCATGTCGCGGATCTCGAAACAACTCGTCCTCCCAGACACGGTGACAATTTTCGGGGGCCGGGCCCAGGCCGTGGTACAGTCCGGCGCAGGGGTGGATGTCGTGTTTCACGGACTAAGTTTCGCCAACCCCAAGGCGCCCGAAAGCCTTCTGCCGAAATATGCCGGGCCGCAGGAGGGCGCGGCAAACGTCGGCATCATGCACACCAGTCTGGCGGGATCCCCCGGCCATGACTCCTATGCCCCCTGCAGCGTCGCCGACCTGCATAGGCACGGCTTTGAATACTGGGCGCTCGGCCACATTCACGTTCGCCAGGTGTATTTTGGTGCAAGCACGCTAGTGATGCCGGGAATCCCTCAAGGCAGGGACATCAACGAGGCCGGCGAAAAGTCGGTCACCTTGGTGACCGTAGGTGACGATCGCTCGGTGGACATTGAGGAGAGGCTCACCAGTGTCGCGCAATTCGAGCGGATAAGCATCGACCTGACTGGAATATCGGAATGGGCGGATGCCGTTGCTCGCATTCGAACGACGCTGGAGCAATCGCGAGCGGCCGCCAAATCCCGATGCGTCGTTGCCCGCCTTGGGCTGGTCGGCACTTCCACGCTTTCGTGGAGGATGATCCGAGACCGCGACCTCATGCTTGCTGAGGCCCAACAAGCGGCGGAGCAGGTCGGCAATACATGGGTGGAAAAAGTGGAACTCAATCTCACTGCTCCCGATATCGGGAGTTTCGGTGACGGCGCCGATCCGACTTTGGAACTTGCGCAGTCCATGCGCGCGAACGCGGGTTCGGAGGCATTTCGGTCCGACGCGCGGGAATTCGTATTGAAGACGATCGCGGACCTTCCGCCCGATGCGCGCGGCTTCGCGGGCAAGGACGAGGCGGGGCTCGAACAGTTTCTCGATGACGTGCTTGCACGCGGAATAGATCTGGTCGCAGCCAGCCTCAAGACAGGTGGAACGCGATGAGATTGCGGCGCCTCGATCTCACGCGCTACGGCAAGTTCACCGACAAGGCGATCGACTTCGGAGAGAAGCCGCTATCTGGCCCTGATCTGCATATCGTGTTCGGCTTGAACGAGGCCGGCAAATCGACAGCCCTTTCGGCCTACCTTGATCTGCTCTTTGGCATCGAAGAGCGCAGCCGGTACAATTTCCTGCACGAATATACCTCGATGCGCATCGGCGGACTGCTCGAATTCGAGGGGCGGGCGCTTGCCTTTTCCCGCACCAAAAGCCGCAGCAACTCGCTGCATGACGCCGAAGGCCGGCCGCTGAGCGAAATTGCCATTTCGGCGCACCTCGCGGGCTTGTCGCGCGAAGCCTACAGCAGCATGTTCTCACTGGATGACGAGACGCTGGAAGCAGGGGGCAAGGCGATCCTTGAATCGCGTGGCGATCTCGGCAAGCTTCTTTTCACCGCCAGCGCCGGGCTTGGTCACGCCGGCGACGTATTGGCCGCACTGGAGACGGAGGCAGATGGGCTTCACCGAAAACAGGCCCAGACCACCGAAATCGCGTTGCTGAAGAAGAGGTTCGCGGAATTCAAGTCACGCAAGGAGACGATCGACACCCTGGCCTCGACATTCGAGGCGCTCGAGGCGGAACGGGTGGAGGCCCAGGACAAGTATAATCGCAGCCTGGCTGAACGCTCGGTTTTGTCGGCGCGACTGGCTACGATCGACCGATATGTGCGCGCCGCGCCGCTCCTGGCCGAAATCAAACGAAAGGCGAGCAGACTGGCTGAGCTGCCTGACATCCCGTCTCCTGCCAGGACCTGGAGTGGGAGCGTCGCGGAATTGATCGATCAGGGCGCGCGGCTGAGAACCCGTCTCCAGGCGAATGCCGATGAGATCGATCGGGCGAAGGCAAAGATGGAAGCAATCGCTGTCGACGACGCTGTGCTGGCGATCTCCGAACAGGTGCGAGGACTTGCCGATCGCAAGGCGCGCTTTGTATCGGCGGGTATGGATCTGCCGACCCGCAAAATGGAAGTCCAGATGCTTGATCAGGTGGTGGCGGACTGTCTCGCCGCGCTCGGAAGGTCTACCGAACAGCATCCATCCCGGCTCATCCTGCCTGCCTTTATGGTGGGCACGCTTCGCAATATGGTCGAACAACGCTCCGGCCTCACGACGAGCCTGCGGATGGCTCGCGATGAAGCTGCAGCCACGCTCGACGGGCTCAACGCTGCACGAGGTCGCGTCAGCGAGGAGAGGGCGGTGCCTGAGCCCGCAAGAGCCAGGCTTATGGCAGCCGCGTCGGAGGCGAAGGCCAGTAGTCACGCACGGGAAATAAGAGAGGCGCGCGCGTTGGAGGACGAGCGGCAAGCAAGCTTGGCGGATGCAATGCGTCGCCTCCAGCCGTGGCCGGGAGATGCGGGCGCACTTTCGAAAATATCGGTTCCACCGCCGACGCAGATGGCTGCCTGGAAAACACTGGCCGCGGACCTTCAAAGGGACAAAGCAGTCTTCTCCGAGCGTCTGGCCGAGTATGAACAAAGTCGGATAACTACTTCGTCACGCCTGGCTGCTGTCCGCGCCGCAGCCGATCTCGCCGACGATGACACAGCCGCATCCATACGACGTGAGAGAGACGAGGCCTGGCAAAATCACCGGGCGGACCTCAAGGCCGCAACCGCAGATGTGTTTGCCGCAGCGTTGGCTAAGGACGATCATGTCGGCACGGCTCGATTGGCCCATGCGGGCGAGCTGGCGGATCTGCGCGCAATCAAGCAAAAGGCGGCCGAGACCGAAGCGGCAATAGAGCGCGTAAGCTGCCAAATCGCCGGGGTAGCCCAGCGCGCAGAAATGGCATCCGTTGAAATCAAGCGAATGGCCCGCGCCTTGCTTGAGGATTGCCAGGCGCAGTCGCTCGACCTCCTGATCGGACTTCTCGAGGAGCGCATTGCCGCACGAGCCGATGCGCTTGTGGGCTGGGACGGCATCGTGCTCGCACGCCGAAGAATTGAACGCGCAACAGCCGAAGCAGAGCGGATCCATCTCGGATTAGCCTCGGCTCTTCAAAGTGTTGGAATTCAGACCGAAGCCGGGGAGGCTCTGGAGGCACTGGTGGTCGCCGCTGACCGCTTTCTTGACAGACAGGCGAAGGTCGACGCGGAACGGGCGGAAGCGCTGAGGAGCGTCGCCGCGAAAGAAGAGGAATTGGCTGCCAGGCGGCTCGCCGTTGAAATTGCCGCGCGGCGAGAGGGCGCATGGCAGGCCGAGGTCAGCGAAACGCTCAGGGGCACCTGGCTCGAACAAGGCGTCGCCGGGACCGGACTTGGCAGCGTACTCGATCAATTGTCAGAGCTGGCAAAGGCCCTGCAGGATCGTGAGGCCATGCGTATCCGTATCCGCAAAATGGAGGCGGATAGGACTGCCTTTGCCGAAGAGGTGGCCCGCCTTGGTGCGCAGGCCGGCGAGCGTGCGAGCGACGAGGCGCCAGAACAGGCGAGCGTCAGGCTGACAGTGCGTCTAGAGCAAGCCGAGCGTGCCCGTGAGGCAAGGGCAAATCTCCTCCTCGACGTTCAAAAACTGCAAGAGATTCGAGAAGCACTGGACGCCGAATTCGCGGCACACGAGATGACAAAGCAGGAAATGCTCGACGCCTTTGGGGTGAACACGCTGCCGGAAGTCATGGAGCGCGATGAACAGCTTCGCGAGCGAGACGGCCTGCAAAGTGCCGTGGCCGAGCTTGAAGAACGACTCACCAGCGGGCTCGCCCTCGACGCCTTCATCCAGGTGCAGTCGTTGCTGGAAAGCCTCGATCTCGATGGGCTCGCAATTGAAAGGGCGGAAATCGAGCGGCGCCTCGCCGACCTCGATGAAGCATTGCAACAGCAGCTCGTCCGGCGTACCCGGGCGACCGACAAGCTCGATGCGATCGGTGGCGATAGCTCAGTTGCCCGGATCGATGCCGAGCGCCGCACAGTTCTTCTCGAAATGGAGGAGAAGGCAGTCCGCTACATCGAGTTGAAGCTCGGTGTGATGTCGGCGGCAAGCGCGCTGCGGGTTTATCGCGAACGTCACCGCTCTGGAATGATGAGCGAGGCCTCCGAGGCCTTCGCGCTGATCACACGCGGCCTGTACACAGGCTTGACGACCCAGCCGGTAAAGGGCGGCGAGGTCGTTATCGCGACGCAGAAGGATGGCCAATCGAAGGTCGCAGACGCTTTGTCGAAAGGCGCGCGTTTTCAGCTCTACCTGGCTCTACGCCTCGCCGGGTATTACGAGTTTGCCAAGCTCAGGCCGGCTGTTCCGTTCATCGCCGACGACATCATGGAGACCTTCGACCATCTCCGGTCGGAGGAAGTTTTCCGCCTGTTCGGCGAGATGGCCAGTGTAGGCCAGGTGATCTATCTCACCCATCATCAGCACTTATGCGAGATCGCGAAGTCGGTCATTCCCGACGTCGCCATCCACGAGCTCGGGTAATTCAAACAGCATTTTGTTGTTGGG
This window contains:
- a CDS encoding ATP-binding protein; the protein is MRLRRLDLTRYGKFTDKAIDFGEKPLSGPDLHIVFGLNEAGKSTALSAYLDLLFGIEERSRYNFLHEYTSMRIGGLLEFEGRALAFSRTKSRSNSLHDAEGRPLSEIAISAHLAGLSREAYSSMFSLDDETLEAGGKAILESRGDLGKLLFTASAGLGHAGDVLAALETEADGLHRKQAQTTEIALLKKRFAEFKSRKETIDTLASTFEALEAERVEAQDKYNRSLAERSVLSARLATIDRYVRAAPLLAEIKRKASRLAELPDIPSPARTWSGSVAELIDQGARLRTRLQANADEIDRAKAKMEAIAVDDAVLAISEQVRGLADRKARFVSAGMDLPTRKMEVQMLDQVVADCLAALGRSTEQHPSRLILPAFMVGTLRNMVEQRSGLTTSLRMARDEAAATLDGLNAARGRVSEERAVPEPARARLMAAASEAKASSHAREIREARALEDERQASLADAMRRLQPWPGDAGALSKISVPPPTQMAAWKTLAADLQRDKAVFSERLAEYEQSRITTSSRLAAVRAAADLADDDTAASIRRERDEAWQNHRADLKAATADVFAAALAKDDHVGTARLAHAGELADLRAIKQKAAETEAAIERVSCQIAGVAQRAEMASVEIKRMARALLEDCQAQSLDLLIGLLEERIAARADALVGWDGIVLARRRIERATAEAERIHLGLASALQSVGIQTEAGEALEALVVAADRFLDRQAKVDAERAEALRSVAAKEEELAARRLAVEIAARREGAWQAEVSETLRGTWLEQGVAGTGLGSVLDQLSELAKALQDREAMRIRIRKMEADRTAFAEEVARLGAQAGERASDEAPEQASVRLTVRLEQAERAREARANLLLDVQKLQEIREALDAEFAAHEMTKQEMLDAFGVNTLPEVMERDEQLRERDGLQSAVAELEERLTSGLALDAFIQVQSLLESLDLDGLAIERAEIERRLADLDEALQQQLVRRTRATDKLDAIGGDSSVARIDAERRTVLLEMEEKAVRYIELKLGVMSAASALRVYRERHRSGMMSEASEAFALITRGLYTGLTTQPVKGGEVVIATQKDGQSKVADALSKGARFQLYLALRLAGYYEFAKLRPAVPFIADDIMETFDHLRSEEVFRLFGEMASVGQVIYLTHHQHLCEIAKSVIPDVAIHELG
- a CDS encoding ester cyclase, which translates into the protein MSDSEANKAVVHRYFEMFNSGDLSQLADIVSEDYGDKLEGQTSGIEVVRSYLEGLKASFPDFTWTIEQIIGEGDRVAVVNRVSGTQVNDFGDIKATGNRVDFAAFQFYRIADGKLAEHWEVADFAKFQEQLSAKPVATAFTSFQNTLKD
- a CDS encoding metallophosphoesterase family protein, with the protein product MAFRFVHTADIHLDSPLRSLALRNSELADLIGDASRQAFSSIVDLCLAERVDALVIAGDLYDGDQTSMKTARFLASQMTRLHQAGVRVYMIRGNHDAMSRISKQLVLPDTVTIFGGRAQAVVQSGAGVDVVFHGLSFANPKAPESLLPKYAGPQEGAANVGIMHTSLAGSPGHDSYAPCSVADLHRHGFEYWALGHIHVRQVYFGASTLVMPGIPQGRDINEAGEKSVTLVTVGDDRSVDIEERLTSVAQFERISIDLTGISEWADAVARIRTTLEQSRAAAKSRCVVARLGLVGTSTLSWRMIRDRDLMLAEAQQAAEQVGNTWVEKVELNLTAPDIGSFGDGADPTLELAQSMRANAGSEAFRSDAREFVLKTIADLPPDARGFAGKDEAGLEQFLDDVLARGIDLVAASLKTGGTR